Genomic DNA from Porites lutea chromosome 4, jaPorLute2.1, whole genome shotgun sequence:
TTCCATGTTTGTTAACCCTTGCAACCTGACGCTGCCCCCTCAATATTATAAGGAAGAGAACAACAGCAACTtgcaaaaactgcaaaattgccGGGTGGCAAAACGTTAATGagctcatacattctttgtaaattttggggtttttcaaaagaatttctccgaaactattTTGTATATCGGGCACAAATTTTCAGAGAGAACTGAGATTGTTAttctctttcaatattcaagAATTTCATTTTAGAAGCTTCATCAGAAACTAATAAGCCTATGCTAATGGGCAAAAAGTGTGAACAAGGATTCGCCTATAAGAAAGACGTCCTCCTGTAAAAGCAAGCTTTTTTGTAGTTTTAAGTTATTTAAGTCCTGAATGCCCTAAATGCACTGCTTAATTACACCGGTGAAGGTTAAACTTTTCGCAGGTTTAGCTGCCTGGGTATAGAACTCATAAGATTTTTGTTCGGGAATATCcggtttcttttatttttaacctGGGCAGGTGAATTTTTCGGGCAAGTGAGCTAACTATTTTCTTCAGGTAATTAGAATCTTTCCATTAAAACTGGTGAAAATAGATGGAGATAGAGGAAAGAATATACACCTATCCCACCCCTCTCAGTTCCTGTCTCGTGTAACTCTTAAGCGCAACTCCAGGAATTCTTTTAGTGCTTCCCGGAAAACGATTTCACTGAGGGTTGCAATTTGATGTTTTTTCCATTCGATATACTAGATTCTTCTGGCACCAGTTACGCAACAATGGTGTAGGGCATTTCTTTACCCCTCATTCTGTCATTGAACTCCTCCCTTGTACTCAGAGATAAAGATGTCGAAATTTCATAGCATTACTTATTTACGACTTGATTTCCTTCtaaagcaggggcggatctagggggagggtgcagggggtgcgcacccctcccctgagatgacctgcggttttctaatacaactggtattctgcaaaaaaaaaaaactatgtggtttattggtgttgaagtagagcaagagacgagtgcaccccctcctaaaaaaaatcctggatccgcccctgtaaagGAAAATATATATAGTCGAACCCTTTCGCAACTGACTACCCAAAATTCGAAGAATTAATTAATAGTCGATTACGAGAAGCGCAGCAGACACACGTAGGAaacgatctacagatctactttTTTGGTAAGCCGGTTTTTAGGCTTTTTAAGTTATGTGTAGTTTGATGTTGTCACTAAAAGTTCTTCGACTCGCATACTCCTGGTAGCGTAGTACAGACTGCGAACATCCTGGATCAGGCCATGTTAAGTGGTCACCTAAGAGCTGtttaaaacaacagaaaattaagAAACGGTCACCCTGTAAAGTGATCgaggtcgcttacgagagggtCAATCTACAGGACTCTATCTGACTGGTAAAATGTCGTTGTTTTGATAGGCGATCGAACATATCGGAGGTGGTCGCGTATGGTAGATGGTCGCTTATGATAGATGGTGGCACCCAAAGGACACACTGGCCGCACACGTGAGTTTTCGAGGCTAAGCATTTTtgttagaattttgttaaatcttTTCTAGTGTCGTTTCGTTTtcgaaagaaaattttgtaatcttCGTGACGACTGTTGACTAAGAATAATGGCGTCAGGACAAAAAATAGCCTGCTTTTTTACTTAACATTTAGTATTCTGGGTTACGACGTTGAGACAATTTCTCTTTCAACAGCGCATGGTACCTGTACCCCAAGAACAGACAAGAAATCGCCCATGTTGATGGAATAGTGACGTTATCTCACTGGCTCCTGTGTGGCTTAACCGTTCATTTcgaaaatgaaataggctttaaattgaaaaaaccgATTGATCTCatgcatactatttaggaatTGACTGATCTGGCTAGACACTTTTAATTAGAAGTGAGATTCTCACTACGTCAGGAATGGTATGACCGACTCTTTCTAACAAATGGAAAACGCGCATTTAAGGTTTATGCCATTGGATAATGAGGTCAGAATTCCATGACTTTGAAGGTAACTACCCTGAAACCAAAGACCATGGCGGAAGAAAAATCTGCATTAACTTGAATTAACTTGTCAATGAATTTACTTGAATTGGTGCGTTGAAATTGCAACAAATACTCAGATATTAGTTTCCGGGAGAAATCCAGTTTACTTCAAGCAAGAAAAATTATTCAGACAGGACATTCCGTGACATTCGGTTAAGTTGGAAGAGTGACCGCATTTATTCAATTGTCCCATTAAGGGCGGCCCTAGTATGGTACCACCTTCACAATGACCCACGTGGTACCGAGGTAAGAATTTCAAGCGACTCTGTTATCTGGTTCAAAGACAACACCTTTCACAACGAGAAGACCTCCAACAGGATCAAGTAAAACCTTTCAAGAGACTGTTGTCTGGGTTGGTGAGTAGCAGATACTTCCAACAACACCGGTACATTTACTGTTTTCTTCGATGATTTGTGTTAAGTTACTTCCCTGTTCTTAATATTCTTTTTCTCCAAAGAATAGAACGATGCATACCCGGGGATGCATAAGCAAAGGCTTTCGCAAGTTTGTTTTCGTGTGTCTTAAGCGAtacttttttttggaaaacattAATTTCATTGCGAGAGAGGCTTTCAGCGGTGGGGGATGTGTAAAGGTAAAATAACGGAAATGTATGTAAAACAAGAAGAACGATAAGAAAATTTCTACATTTAGGTGGCTCCGTTGTTATCGGGCGCATCGAACTATGAGGAACTTTGGGTCATAACGTTTAAGGTTTTTACCAACAGAATATGTTATAATGTCACAAGATGGCTGCCAAACTTTGCGAAGAACTACAGCTATCATTTGGCAGTAATAAGGAAAAATTCGATTTTACTTGTGATCAGCTTTTATTGATAAAATAAGTTTGTTAATGATTTTCAGagaaatcgttggagcagacgCCTGTTACTACAAGAGTTTAAAGTTTCACAGAATTCAGCTGTAAAATTGTTTAGGAATTTCACTGAAAACGAATCCTTCTGAGGCAGAACGAGCCACCAAATCTAACATCTCGGACCACCTTTCCAATTCCTGCAAATTCTGATAATCAATCCCGTCATGCTGGTGTCCAAAAACTATAAAAcatatttctttcctttttcttcaacACCCTCAGCAGTATTCATTATGGTAAAGGCTAGGGAGGGGGGACAAAGAACGtgaatgaaacaaataatttaagcCGAACAAAACAGGTTTAAGAATTTTTAACTAGCCAGAGGTAAAAAACGTGGCATATTCATGACAAGAGTGGTCGAGAATTGGTTTCGGGAGAtgaccgtgaacaaatccagctagcagtTAGGGGGGAAGTTGAACTCGAGGCCGCAGGCCTGATTGCGACTCCAACGCTCTAACCACCGTCGGCCACGTTGCTATCTAATAcggagtttacgcaacgacggcgacggcgacggctacgaaagcgtcacttaaaaagtgaatttgcgctgcctcAACGGCTTACTCGCGCTtgttccatctcgtttaattcgtcaaatgttggcaaatttttttggagctGAATTTTAAAGGACTGCAACAAAGTTCAGgaagagaaaaacaaagttgttgtcttttgttcccgtcctcgacaaaacgtgaaattaggcagtttcacgttgtattCGTGCAACGAcagcagagaaatgtacaaaaaagcgtgatgcacgtgcaaagttgttgtttttcttgtctaaacctgttgcttttttgccgttctcgttgccgtcgtcatCGTCTTtgcgtaaactccctaaatATCTCTACCCGCGGCATTATATCTACGTACCACTTCTTGCGAATTTTTTGTATACAATTACATTTATCACACTGCAATATATTCAAAAAGGGAAccaaaacaaacgaaactaaaaAAATCTGACTTTTCTTTCGTCAGGTGCCATTTGCCACAGTAGAGTAACAGAGATACCCACCGGAAGCCATGACCGTCTGGTTGATACTGTCTATTGGTCTGACAGCCACGTTTATGGGAATCTTGGGAGATAGCGACACGCAAGAGCTTGGAAAAGGAGTTTATCTCAGGAAGATTAACTTACTCGGCAACTTTCAAGAAGAAGAGACCAAGGTCTTTGAGGATATACCTTCGACCTGCTTTATAAAGAAAGATCTGCATAGCACTGGCAGTTTCTTTGACTACTATGCGAGCACAAAGGCTTTCTACTCGAAAATGGCCATCAGAGCGGGCTTGGACGCTTCGTTGCAGTCTGGCTTTACACTGGGTGTTACACTGAACAGTGTTGCGCAAAAGGTACATTCAGAACAGTCCAAAGTAAGTGGAATGTCTTTAAACATCAGGGcgttgacaaaaaaaatctttgtaaAGAAAGACTGTCTAGATGCAAAGGTTAATTTGTCCCATTACTTAATCATGGACCTGGAACAACTGCCAGAAAAAATTGAAAGGCCCTGGCACAAAAACTCCTGGAAATTTTACGATGTGTTCCTGAATAAATACGGTTCCCATGTTGTAACGTCCGTTAATCGAGGAGCGAGCATAAGACAGACGACTTTCGCAGAAAGTTCGAAGTCGTACAGTCAGAGGGATTTCCAGGTGAAAAGCTGTGTGTCATTCGCCGGTCCTACGGTCGCGCCGGTAAAGGTCGGCGTCGAGGCATGTGTAAATGTCAGCAAAGAAGAAATAGCAGCTGCCTCCCATATGAACACTGCAGATAAACTTGTTATTAGAGGAGGAAAAATGGAGACCCGAAGTGCCCTGAGGACAAAGAGAACCGAAGAACTGATAGAGAAATTTTTGAGGGAAGCTAATGAGACGGACGCAGGTGTCGAACACACTTTCAGATCAATATGGAATATTCTGCAAAGCCGCTTTCTTTTTAAACCCGGATCAGAATCAAACTACATCAAAGCTGTAAACCTGCAGTACTACTATCTTGGATTCTTGAATTACGGATGTTCCTTCGTGGAGGAGGGGGGACTTCACATGCAAAAATTTAACTACACCAGAAGCTCCTCCGACAGATCTCCAGAATTTGAATGCACTCTGGCTGCCGAGGGCTGCCATACCGATGACGACTGCCATTACAAGCCAGTATGGTGTTCATGTTATGGGAGATCGTGCGTTCGTTACAAAACGGTGGATCAAGAAACAGGTGTCCCTAAGTTCACTGCACATGCAAACCACGATAAAAACTGGGGATGGCATGGGTGCGACTGGAAAGTCCCTGGATCTTGGTGCAAATGCTACAACGACAGAAGAGGAACTCGGAGAGTGGTTTGGACTATGTTGAACAGAGATGCAGTGCTGAAAAGCAGTGAATATGGCTTTCAAAACAATTCCAGGCTTCAAGATCAAAGAGCGGAAGCTACAGATCATGATGAAGAAATTACCGACGGTTTAATCAAGGGTGCCATAGATCTGAGCCAGGAAGCTGCAGACCTGGTCA
This window encodes:
- the LOC140934909 gene encoding DELTA-alicitoxin-Pse2b-like, with amino-acid sequence MTVWLILSIGLTATFMGILGDSDTQELGKGVYLRKINLLGNFQEEETKVFEDIPSTCFIKKDLHSTGSFFDYYASTKAFYSKMAIRAGLDASLQSGFTLGVTLNSVAQKVHSEQSKVSGMSLNIRALTKKIFVKKDCLDAKVNLSHYLIMDLEQLPEKIERPWHKNSWKFYDVFLNKYGSHVVTSVNRGASIRQTTFAESSKSYSQRDFQVKSCVSFAGPTVAPVKVGVEACVNVSKEEIAAASHMNTADKLVIRGGKMETRSALRTKRTEELIEKFLREANETDAGVEHTFRSIWNILQSRFLFKPGSESNYIKAVNLQYYYLGFLNYGCSFVEEGGLHMQKFNYTRSSSDRSPEFECTLAAEGCHTDDDCHYKPVWCSCYGRSCVRYKTVDQETGVPKFTAHANHDKNWGWHGCDWKVPGSWCKCYNDRRGTRRVVWTMLNRDAVLKSSEYGFQNNSRLQDQRAEATDHDEEITDGLIKGAIDLSQEAADLVKNGTGQIRAGEDHRAEGADEGRESIIVI